GTACAATGAAACAGTACAATTGCTCAAAGCTACCAAAAGCCCTTTATACGGCAGGTATTTGGCAAGTATGGCAGTGCTCAAAGAGGTACAAGATCGTTATGATGAGGCCGAAAAACTGTACCAAGAAGCCATTACTGAGTTGAAAAAAGACGTGGGCGAGCAACACCCTGATTATGCCCAGGCAATGCACGACTTTGGCAAGCTGTATGAGCTGAAAAATGAGCTCAACAAAGCCGAACAAATGATGAAAAAGGCGCAAACGATCAGAGCACAGGCTTATGGCAAAAACTCGCCCAAATACGCCGAATCGTTGAATGACCTTGCCAAGTTGTATTTTAAAATGGGCAAGCATCAACAAGCGCTTGCTCATGCCAAACAAGCACTAGAGATTCGACAGAAAGGCAATGATAAAGCCACCGAGATGACCACCATTCGAAACATAGCGAATATCTATTGGACATTGAAACGGTTTACCGAAGCCGAAAAGTATTACAAAACGGTACTGGATTATCAAAAAAAGACCCAGGGAGCATTACACAAAGAGTATTTGACCACGCTCAATCGCCTGGGGGAGATGTATGATGCCCAAAACCGATTGAAAGAAGCTACTCAAGTGTATAAAAAAGTGCTCAAAGGAAGGGCGCAAACATTGGGTACCAACCACCGCGATTATTTGCTTACTTCGTATGACCTGGCAATGCTGTACATTACCGAAGAAAACAAGTTGGATAGTGCTTTTAGTCTATTGCAGGAGCTGGAAAAAAACGCGAGTGTATTGCGTAAAATGCCAGATGTGTATGCCAATATCTTAAGAAACCTGGGCGGAATTTATTACCAACAGGGTAAAATAGCTGAAGCCAAAAAACGCTTTGCCCAGTGTATAAAAGTGTATCCCCAACGCGATGAAAGTTATATTTATTTTCTCAACTCTTTGGCAGCCTCTTATGTAGAGTCGAGCAGCTATACTACTGCCGACTCGCTGTATTCGGCATCGTTGCGGTTGAGCCGACAAAAGTATGGGCGTAATAGTGAAATATATGCGGTAACGCTTGATGAGTCGGGCAAGATGTATGAGCAGGCAGGGCGCTACGACGAAGCTCTGAAAAATTACCAGGAGGCATTGAAACTGGAGAAAAAAATAAAGGGAGCCAATAGCCCCGAATATGCCCGCGCGCTGCACGACTTGGGGGTAGTATTTAAGGCAATGGGGAAATACACCGAAGCCGAACAAAGTTTTTTGAAGGCAAAGCAGCTACGTAAGGTAAATCCGGGCGTTGCCTCTTACGCTTATTCTGCTACACTAAACGGTATGGGCAACTTGTATAAAACAATGGGGCGCTATCAGGAAGCCGAAAAGATGTATGTACAAGCGCTCGATATTCGACGAAAAACACTGGGTGAACAACATTTTGAATATGCAGTTACCTTGAACGACCTGGCGGGGCTATACCGTAAATTAGGCAAAAAAGCAGCGGCACGTAAACTGTATACCCAGGCGTTGACTATTCGGCAGGCGGAGCTGGGCAAGCAACACCCCGACTATGCATCGTCTTTAGACAATCTGGCGGGTTTGTACCGCGACGAGGGCAACAAACAAAAAGCCGAAGAATATTACTTAAAGGCGCTTGAGATCAGAGGAAAAACGCTGGGCAATAATCACCCAGCTTATGCGGCATCGTTGAACAACCTGGCGGTGTTTTATGAAGAGTTGGGTAAGTTGACTGAGGCAGAACAGGCGTATAAACAAACTATAGATATTTTTAAAGAAAAACTAGGCGACAATCACCCCGATTATGCGGCAGCTTTGGGTAATTTGGGGGTTTTCTTGGAAGCCCAGGGTAAGTTTGACCAAGCCGAGCAGTACTTTAGCAAGGCAGTGAAGATTGTACTCAGACAAATTGACCAAACTTTTTCTTCTTTGAGCGAAGATGAAAAAAAACAGTTTTATGAAGTCAATAAGCGTTTTATAGATGGTTTTATGCGTTTCGCCTTTAATTCGTCAGGCTTGCGGTTGTCAAAGGGGCAAACCAAGTTACCAGTATTGGGCGATGCGTATAACTTGCAGTTGGCTACCAAAGCCCTTATTTTGAACGCTACCTCTAAGGTACGGCGCCGTATTATGGCAAGCGGCAACCAGGCTTTGATTGCCAAATACAATGAATGGCAAAAGGTGAGAGAACAGATTGCCAATTTATATAACCTGGGCGATGCTGCGCTCAACCGCAAGGGCATTAATGTACAAGCCTTGGAAGCAAAGGCCAACTCGTTAGAGCGTGAGTTGTCTGCCAAAGCCGAGGGGTTTCGTGGGGCTTATAACCCTTCGTTACCCACTTGGCGCGATGTGCAAAAGCGTTTGAAACCGGGCGAAGCAGCTATAGAAATGATACGTTTGCGTACGCGTAAAGACAGTGTTTACTACAGCGTGCTGGTGATAAAACCTGAGACTAAAGATCATCCAGAGTTTTTGACCATTCGCAATGGTAAAAAATTAGAAACCCGTTATGTAGCGTATTATAAAAATGCCATTCGCTTTAAACGCAGAGACCGTTACTCTTACAAAATGTTTTGGCAATCTTTTCGTAAGGTGCTCAAGGGGGTAAAAAAGGTATATATTTCGCCCGATGGTGTGTATAATCAAATTAACCTGAATACGCTCCAAAATCTCGAAACGAACAAGTATGTACTGGACGAACTAGAGGTAGCGATGGTGACCAATACCCGTGATATACTAGGCTTTGGCAAGCGTACAACTACCCACAAGCAAGCGGTATTGTTAGGACACCCCAAATACTATATTAAGCCGGAAGGCAAGATAAATATGGTGAAGAAAAAAAATAACCTGGATGAACAACAAGACTCCTGGCTGAAGTACGCTTTTTTTGCCGACTTGCCAGGTACAGCAGTAGAAATAGCTGGTATAAAAAAGGTACTAAGACGACAAGCCTGGAACACAAAGGTGCATTTGGGTAACAAAGCCCTTGAAGACAGTCTGAAAACGATCAAAAACCCTGATATTTTGCATATTGCCACCCATGGTTTTTTTATCCCTTCGCTTACCGATGAAGCACAGGGTGCACGTGGGGTAAAAATAAAAGCCCAGAAAAAGAAGAAAAAGGGCAGTAACCCAATAGACAATGACCCTATGTTGCGTTCGGGGTTGATTCTTGCCGGAGTGACAGATTATTTTAAGGCAACCGAAAAACCCAATACCGATGATGGGGTGCTGACAGCTTATGAGGCAATGAATTTACAGCTTGACGAAACCGATTTGGTGGTGTTGTCAGCGTGCGAAACCGGGCTGGGCAAGGTACAAAGTGGCGAAGGGGTATATGGGCTGCAGCGAGCTTTGAAAATAGCTGGGGCGCGTACCGTGCTTATGAGTTTATGGAAGGTGAGCGATGAGGCAACCCAAAAGTTGATGAATGCTTTTTATGAAGAGTGGCTTAAGTCGGGTAATAAACGGCAGGCTTTTCAGAAAGCCCAACTAAAAATAAGAAAGGATTATAGCCACCCGTATTATTGGGGAGCTTTTGTAATGGTGGGAGAATAGTTTTATAAAAGCATAAGTTGCCAGACCTGCCAGATTTTCTACACCTGGTGGGTCTAACTAAAGATATATCCGGTTTTGAGGCATAACGATGGTCTCTGTTTACAACGTCAATACCAGGTTGACCTTAAAAACCTCTTTGTCAGGCACTACTTCGAGGGTATACTTATTAGCATACAGCAACTCAAGTTGTCTTTGAACGTTTTTGAGTCCCAAGCCCGACTTTTCTTCTAACTGATTGTTGGCAAACGGATTTACCGTGTTCTCTACCCGAAAGCTCAATTGCTGATTGCTTACTTTTAGCTCAATGCTAATCGACGATGTTTGTTGTTTGCTAATGCCGTGCTTAAAGGCGTTCTCGACAAAAGTAATCAACAACATAGGGGCAATTAGGCATGCAGGCGCATCTATTTCTACCTCAAAGTTAATGTTTACTGTGTTGTTTTTTCCGGCAAACCGCAGTTTCTGCAACTCTATATAAGTCTCAATATAAGCCACTTCGCGCTCCAGGGCTATTCTATCTACATTACTTTCGTGCAACATGTACCTAATCAGTTTCGACAACTTGGCAATGCCTTCTGCTGTTCGTTCCGAACCATCGCTTAGCGCTGAAGCATATAAATTGTTGAGGGTATTGAACAAAAAATGGGGGTTGATCTGCGACTTTAAAAACTTAAGCTCGGTTTGAAGCTTGGATTGTTGCAAATATTGCTTTTCGGTTTCGTGCTGCACCCAGTCTTGCGTAAAGCGAGCCCCAAACGAGGTAATAATAAATATGAGATAAAAAGCGGGCTGCAGAGACACTATGCCTTGAAAGTGATTAGGTGGGTAGGCATCTTGTGGCATAGTAGGAGGGACTACCTGTACCAAAAAATAATCTACTCCTATCTCTATCCCATAACACATCACCACCAAGCCCACAAAGTTGACCAAGTAACTAAAGTACCGTTTTTGTTGCAGAAAAGTCTTCATCAACACTTCAGAGTTGCCATAAAACAGTATTGCCTTAAAGATGTTGCCAATGAGTAGGGGAATAAAAAACTGGAGATCGGTATAGTGCACATCCTGAAAAATACTGTTTTTGTCGGTGTAGGTTAACCTGCTGGATGAAAAGCTGTAGTAAAAAAAAGAAATCGCAAGCCAAAAAAGCCCATGCAATACTATAGTAATTATTTTTTGAGGTTTCATGCAAGGAGGTTTAGTATAGAACTACTCGAAGTTAGACAAAACCCACCACCCACCTATTATGACCAACTGTTTTTTTGATCAACGCCTGGGTTTATTGTACCAACAGCGCATCATGCTGTAAAACCGCTTTGTTACCAGCAATGGCACCATACATCAAAAATATTGGTACGTTGCTGTATTGAGTTTTTTATACTACCACAAGTTGCCTTCATTGCTGCCAATTAAAAAAGCTGAAATGGCTTTAAACAACCAATCAACATAAATTCATGAAAAAAATCACCCTATTCAATCTTTGTATTTTCTTAATGGCACTGTTTGCCTTGAGTACATTGCAAGCCCAAAACCACGCCCGTACCATTGATCAATACCTGACTAAAGCTAATCAAGAAGGCTTTTCGGGGGTGGCTTTGGTAGCACATAAAGGCAAAATCATTTTTAGCCAGGGGTATGGCTTTGCCAATCGCGAAAAGCGCCTTGCCTTTGACCCAAACTCGGTATTTGACATTGGTTCTATTACCAAGCAGTTTACTGGAGCAGCCATTATGAAATTGGAAATGGAAGGCAAACTGAAAACTTCTGATGTATTGACGAAATACTTGCCCAACCTGCCCGCCCACATGCACAAAATCACCCTACACCATTTGCTTACCCATAGCGCAGGCTTGCCCGGTGGCATAGGTCCCGACGAAGAGGTATTGGGTAAAGAAGCTTACCTGAAAAGATTGTTTACCAAAAAACTAAGCGATTCGTTTGGCTCGTTTGCCTATAGCAATGTGGGCTATAGCCTGTTGGCAATGGTAATAGAGCAAGCAAGCGGAATGGAGTATGAGCAGTTTTTACACAAAAAAATATTTGCCCCTGCCGGAATGACCCAAACTGGGTATAGATTGCCCACCTGGAGCACCAAAAATATAGTAGTGGGTTATCGCAATGGCAACCGTTGGGGCAGTACCCACCTCAAGTCTCATTACAACCAGGGCGTTACCTACCATCTTAAGGGCAACGGGGGCATTATGTCTACCGTGCTCGACCTACATAAGTGGTATAAGGCAATCAAAAACAACACTGTATTGTCAAAAGAAGCCACCCAAAAATACATTGCCAAGCATATAAAAGACGGAGGCGGACACTATGGTTATGGTTGGGGCACCGAACCCAAACCCGGACGGGAAATAGTGTGGCACAATGGAGGTAATGGTTTTTTTAATGCTTTTATGGGGTATTATCTTGCCAAAGACTTGGTCATTATTGTAGCCACCAACTATGGTAAAAGTGCTGACCCTTATGCGCACCCAATAGACCGTATCATGCACGGCGAGTTTAAAACAATGAACGAAAAACTGGCGAAGCGCTACCAGGGGGCTTATCGCTTGCCTTCCGGCGAAAAATTTAAGGTGCGTTTCAATGCCAACAGTCAGTTAGAAGTGCCCATTCACCAGGCGGCTTTGTACCAGTTGTTTTCGGGGTCTATTGCCGACAAAGCCTCGGTAGCGGCTACTTATAACCAAAAAATAAGTGTACTTGGTAACACTTTGCTCAAGCACAACTATGCCCAATATGCCAAGATAGAACATCAGTATATGCTCGAAGGGTCAGAGGCAGCAATAGCAAGTCAAATAAAACGCAGCCTTGAACGCAGAGAAAAACGTCTGGGCAAAATAAAAGCGGTGGAGGTGTTGGGCAGTGTGGCACGCCAAAAAGGGAAGTATTACTTAAGTGCAGCAAGGTTCGCTTTTGCAAAGGGAAATAACTATGTTTTCTATACCTGGAAAGGAAATCGACTAATTGGTGTGAGGGTATTGAACGAAGCTGGTATGACCAAAAAGTTTGATTATCAGGGCAAGCACGCCTTTTTTGCGGAAAGCAACCAACTTAAGATACAACTTACTACCCAACAAGGCAAGCCTGCTATAAGGGTAGGAGACAAGGTGTTGGTGAAGGAGTAGGGACTTACAGCTTTAAGCGACAAGCGAAAAGTGATTAGCCCAGAGCCCTAACAAGGCTCTAGGGACTATTGATCATGCAATGCCGCTTTTTGCTAAAAATCATAAAAATTACAAAAGAGGTAACAGCCATTCATTGCGAGGCTGTTGCCATTTTATCTGCATCAAATCTACCTCAGGGCGAATGTAAGGCTGGCTTTTTCTACCATTAAATGCCAGGTATGACTTTGCCCTGATTTGGATTTTTGGGTGCCCCTCTTGTTTGAGTTGTTCGCCTAAGTGATGCGCCAGCTGCAAGATCATATCGGGTTGGGTAGCCATCATTTTTTCCTGCAAAGGCGTCAGCATTTTGCCCGGTAAAATCTCCCATTGTTGTTGGGTTTGTGGGTCATAAGCCATAAAACTTACCAAGCCCGTTTTTTCAATCAACATCACATTCCAGGCAAACCTAAACCCTTCTTCTGTCCAAAGCACATCGCCTTTGTACAACCAGTGTCGCAATGGCAGCAAACATTGAACTATTAAAAAAAACGCCACAAAGCCTTTGATCAACCGAGTGCGCCAAGGTAGCGCAGGAAAGGGGCGGTCTGGCACCAATGCAGGCGATGAGCAAAGCTTTTGGTAAAAGCCCGTAGAGAAGAAAACAGTAGCACTCACCATCATTACCCAAGGGAAAATGCCAATGTTAAACAACAGCCAGGTAAGCAAGTGAAACACCACTACCAACCCATAAGCCACCGGGCGAGACACCCGCCAGGCAAGCAAAAAAGCAATGCTCAAATCAAACAAAGCCCCCGCCCAGCTCATCAGGTAAGGCACCCAATCATATTGGAGCCAGGCACCCACCAACGGGTAGTTGGTGCGCACGGCAAGCCAGGTTTTGAGCGGTTCGGCGTGTACCAGCCAATCATACTTAAGCTTGGCCACTCCGGCAAAAAAATACACCAGCCCAATTTGACAACGCAACGCAGCCACATACCAAAAAGGCACCGTTTGCTGGCGCAGTTGGGCAAACCACTGTCGGTCGAGCGAAAAACGATGATGTAAGGGAAAAAAGATGAGCAAAAAACTCAATACACTGATAAAGTAATAGTGGTTGAGGTAATTGGTTTTGTCGATGAGTTCTACGTAAGTAAAACCCAAAAAAAACAGCCCCATACTCAAGCGGTAAAACAAGCCCAGTATGATGCACCCACAAAGTACCATAAGCCCACCAAACAACCAATACATACCATTGCCTGGTAAGGGTTGCACCCAATGAAACCCCTCGAAAGTAAAAAAGAACTTTGGTGTCAGGTACAAGTCTTTGATCCAACCCTTGGCCGCAAAACGTACAAGACTGACCAACATTAAGCTACCAAAAAAAATCCTGAAAACACCCAAAATAGCATTGTCTACCGGGCGGTTAAAGCGCAAAGTATTCATAGTTTTTTAGCATTGATAGGCTCAAGTCCTTAGATGCCGATGCATAGCGGTGCTTCAAGTTTGACGCTGCTCTACAAGCAAAACTTATCGGTTTTATAAGACGTTTATTTTTAGGGTTTTATGAGGTCAATAGATGGAAGCTACTATAGCCCCAAGCTTGGGACTTGTCGCTTGTACCTTGAGGCTATCCAAGCCCTAATCCCCATCATTGTCATTAAACGTCACAATTCCCCCCAAGGCATTCATCATGTCTACCTTGATAAGCACCACCAACTCACGCGCAAGGGCATAAGCTGCCTTTGTCTGCGTTTGGTCGGCACTTACAGCCTCATACAAAGTGGGTTGAATGGCAAGCACCGCCTCTTTGGTTTTGGCAATGTGCGCCACTATACTATTGGCAAGCGATTGCCCACTGCCCGACGCTTTCAGTGCATTGAGATAATCATCAAAACCATCGCCCGAATCACCCTTAAAAACCATTGTCATCATATCCAGGTTTGCGACCAAATGTGCCAACGAAGTTTTACTACGCCAAGCCTCCGTTTTTTCGGGTTGAGGAGTACCATCTTTGAGCTGCACCCCCAGCGGCGCGCCCAGTTTGGTATTGGCAACAATTTCTGCCGTTTCAATCATTTTATTGGCAAGTGTATTGACTGCATCGTTGCCTCCCTGACTATTTTTAATAAAAGTCTGGAGATAATTGCCCCCGTTGTTTGCCCACTCCTGTGCTACTGCTGTCACCTGTACTTCAATGTTTTGTGCTGCTGCCCTTACATAAGCCTTTCGGCGAATGGCTTGAGCATCGGTAGTAAACAGGGCAAGCATTTGCTCCAGCGTTTTTTCGCGGTCGAACAACAAAAACTCGATGGTTGGAAACCCCTTAGCGGCAGCCCCTAGTGTAGCCATATATGCTTGATTTAGCGTGATGTCAGCATCGCCCAGCACACTCTCAATGATGTGAGTACGGGCAGGGTTAAAGTCAATTTTGAGACTGGTTTCCTGCATTTTGATAGGCCCAAAGTTAAAAAAAGCACAGCGTTCCCATTGCAATGTTGCGGCTTGCCAGGCATTGCGTACCAATTGCAGGTTTTCGGCAGTGGTTTCGGTTTCAAAAGCCTGGGCAGCCTTTACCAAAGTGCTCATTTCTTGCTGCAAAGCATTCAATTGTGGAACAATGATATTATTCCCCACATTCTCCAGAATGAGCTGACGGTTATAACTTTCTTGTTCTTGTTTAATGCAGCCCAGCAAGCCCAATAAGCAATATATATAAAGCAGTGTATTTCTTTTCATCAGGTTATTTTATAGACTATCAATCGCCCATAGTTTTTTGTTTTTATTATATTTGCAAATAGTAGAGTGAAAGAAAGGCAACCATGAGACCTTTTATAAAATGGCTAATTTACCCGTAGCAGCTTCTGTTTGCGGATTTTATAAATCACCAAAAATCAAGGTGATATAAAACCACGGAAACTTGTAGAACAGCCTTCAACTTGAAACTTACTGCTTAAAGCACCAATATACATCGGTATCTAAGGACTTGAGTCTTTGGTAGCCCAGAGCCCTAAACTCTAAAGCGACTCCAAAAACTTAATGACCGCCTGACGGTCACCTTTCGACAATTTCATATAAGCCTCCTTCGCCTTGACACCCTCGCCACCATGCCAAAGAATAGCCTCTTGTAAATTGCGTGCCCGCCCATCGTGCATAAAATTGGTATGCCCGTTTACCGTTTGTACCAAGCCAATGCCCCACAAAGGCGGAGTACGCCATTCATTACCCGTTGCCTCAAAATCAGGGCGATTATCTGCCAGGTCATCGCCCATGTCGTGCAACAACAAATCGGTATAAGGGCGAATGACCTGCCCCGACAGTTCTGGAAAGCCCCTAAGAGTACCAGTCGTAAACTTGGGTGTGTGGCAAGTCATACAACCAATTTTGCGAAACAATGCCTTGCCCTTAAGCACCTCACCATCTTGCCAGTTGCGGCGAGCGGGTACTGCCACCAAATGGTTATAAGCCGTTACCGCGTCCAGGTTTTCGGCGCTTATCTCAGGGCTACCTCCATTGGGCGCCTGTTGGCAGTTGGTTTGCCCCGAAGTACAGTTTTCGTTAGGAAACAAAGGCGAAGTAATGCCCATATCGCCCAGAAAAGCCCCCGCTACTTGTTGTTTTAGCGTAGGTTTGTTGGCTTTCCAGCCAAACCTGCCCAGTGTCTTTTTTTCTTTCACCACATCCCACACATAGTTGGGTCTGCCCGACACCCCATCCTTGTTGATGTCATTGGGGTCGGCTTGTGCCAAAATATCTATTTCGTTGATCGCCTGTAGTAGCCCCAACCCCGGAATCATAGGTGCCACCCTGGGCGAAAACAATATTTGAGGCGACATAGCCCCATAGCCCAGGTTTTTGAAGGTATACACAGGTTTGCGCAAGGTATAGGTTTCGCCGTCGTCAAACTTCCCCGCCACCTCTACATAACTCAGTGCTACATTGCCTTCTGCCTTTACCCCCAATATATGCTTGTTGTTGAGCTGGTTGCCATAGGTAGGGTCGCCCAGAGGTCCTCCGTGTTCGGTTTGCCCCGGAATGCTCAACCTGATAAGCATAGACTCAAACACCCCACCCGGAGCAGGCGGTGTACCTCGTCCGTCGTTTACGTGGCACCCTGCACACGACACTGCATTGAATAAAGGCCCTAAGCCATCGCGGGCGGTAGTAGAGGCAGGCGCCGATACCCAAGGGTTGCGGAAAAAGGAGTTGCCTACAAAAAAATGATCAAAATTTTCATTGCTGAGGTTACGCACCGACTTGTCAAAAGCCTTGGCGCTGCTGGCAAAAACCGTAGTTTCGCCTCCCGAAAGTTCTTCGTTTTCTTCGGGCATCAACATTTCTGTTTCTGACTGGCAACTGATAAAAACTACGCTACAGTAAGCCAGTAAACTAAGAAAAAGCGTAAGGAATCTTATATGTGTCATTGGTAGGGAATTGGCAGTTATTGAAATCAAAAGCGTAGCCAGCAATTAGCAACAAACAAAAGTAGTTATTGGGCTTTTGCTATCAAACAAAAAAACGACAGGCTTATACCTGCCAGGGTGTTGAAACCTGGCAGGTACCATTACTTGTTGCTTTATAACCTTATTTCAAAGCGTCAGACGTTTCCAGCGTAAGGTTACCTAAGTTGAGCTTTTGAGCAATCGACTCAATAGAACGGGTTTGGGCTCTCAGAGCCGTGATCGCCACCTCTACGCGTTGGTTTCCAGCTGTATTGCCTTGGCTTATCTCCTTGTCGAAGGGCGCCTGAATAGCCAGTGTAGCTGCTTTGGTAGCTTCCAGTTCGGTTTTTATCTGGGCATACAGTTCTTTGTCGACTACTTCTACCAAGGAGGCAATGCCCTTGCCCGTAACACTGCCATAAGTACCCCAGTATACATTATAAATTCCCTGGGCATTGGTTACTATATCACGGTGAGTATTATCGCTAAAGCAAGAGTGTTCGTCTTCCTGGTCGTGGTTAAACAAAGCTACCTTCATACGCTCTCCGGCAAGTTCTGCTTCAGACAAGCTACCCATTCCGGTCAAAATTCTTACTATCGACTTGTTGCCATCTGCTACAAAACTAGTGCGGTAACTGGCACCCTCTGCCCAGGCATCTCTCACTGTTTTTAAGTCCTCGAGCAATAAATCAATCGTTACGTGCAAATATGTTTTGCGTCGGTCGGCATTGGTAGCCGTAGTATAATCAGTAAAAGCACGTTGGCCGGCGTTGCTGTAGTCGCCGCCAGGGTTGGTATCTTGTCCCCACAACAAAAACTCAATGGCGTGGTAGCCAATGCTGATATTTTTTTCACCCCCTTTTTCGTTGTTGCCTCTCAATGTAGCAGCATCAATGGTTTGGGTTAAATCATTGATGATACCAGCCGTGGCATTGCCGGCTACATAATCTATAAAGTTTTCGTCCAATGGCCAGGCATTGATCGCCCCCTCCGGACCAGTAGCAGAGTTATCGATAGGCCCTTCGTAAAAACGAAAAACCTCGGTTTGCCCATAAGGTTCGCGGGCGTCTTTCCAGGCTTGCTTGGCAGCGTCAAACTTGGCTTGGTCGGGGTTGGCTACAAAAGCGTCAATGCTTGTTTTGAGTGCTACCACCTTGTCGTAGCTATCACTATAGCTCTGGTGAGCTATTTTGGCATAAGTTTCCAATACCTCAGCCACCTGAGTAGCGTCAGGGGTAGGGGGAGTAGTTTCTTCCTTTTTTTTGCAGGCATTGAGTAACATTACAAATACCAGCAGGGGTAATACTTTAATCAATTGCATTGTGCTATCCTTATTTAGACTCGTTAAAAATAATGCAGCAAAGATAGAATTATTTTATTCAAATAATCAATAGCCTGCCGCATTTAGTCCATCATTTACAACCGACCTGAGCGCACATTCAATTTGCTCAATTGTGAGAATCAGTCAATTATAATAAAATCATTTCTTGATATTTTTTTTCATCAAGTAAGTGCTTTCACCACTGCACATTGGTAGGAGATCAAAAAGCTGGTGCAGGGATGCTAAAATTGTATAACAATGGCAGTGCAGAATGCCGACGTATATTGATAAGCTGTGAAGCTATCGGCAAAAAAAAACCGCAGATGTTGGTAACACCCACGGTTGGTCAATTCTTTATGATACAGCACATTTATTTTTTTGCCGCAGGAAAACGCATCCTATAATCAACCCGTACATCACCCTTGCTTATTTTGGTAAGGCGCGACTTGAGCAAACGTTTCTTAAAGCCCGAAAGGTAATCGGTAAACAATACCCCTTCTATATGGTCGTATTCGTGCTGAATCACCCTTGCCGCCATACCATCATACTCTGCTTCGTGTTCTTTCCAGTTGAGGTCAAAGTATTTGATACGAATTTTAGGCTGTCGACTTACATTCTCTCTTATGTCAGGAATACTCAAACAACCTTCTTCAAATACCCATTCGGTACCTTCTTCTTCCAGTATCACCGGGTTAATAAAAGTCATCTTCATGTTTTGTAGCGCCTCATCCATTGGCTCAGGGTCAATCACAAACAAACGCAGGCTTTTGCCTATTTGCGGAGCTGCCAGCCCCACGCCATGCGCCTCATACATGGTTTCAAACATATTTTCTACCAGTTCACTCACATCAGTACCTGGTGCTATTTCCTCGGCTTTTTTTTTCAATACGGGGTCACCGTAAGCCACAATCGGATAAATCATCTTATATCAAAATTTTTATTATTACTTATACTTTAGTCGATAGATTAGTAGTCCATAGTCAATAGTTTTTGTGGTTTGCTTGGCTCT
This window of the Microscilla marina ATCC 23134 genome carries:
- a CDS encoding imelysin family protein: MKRNTLLYIYCLLGLLGCIKQEQESYNRQLILENVGNNIIVPQLNALQQEMSTLVKAAQAFETETTAENLQLVRNAWQAATLQWERCAFFNFGPIKMQETSLKIDFNPARTHIIESVLGDADITLNQAYMATLGAAAKGFPTIEFLLFDREKTLEQMLALFTTDAQAIRRKAYVRAAAQNIEVQVTAVAQEWANNGGNYLQTFIKNSQGGNDAVNTLANKMIETAEIVANTKLGAPLGVQLKDGTPQPEKTEAWRSKTSLAHLVANLDMMTMVFKGDSGDGFDDYLNALKASGSGQSLANSIVAHIAKTKEAVLAIQPTLYEAVSADQTQTKAAYALARELVVLIKVDMMNALGGIVTFNDNDGD
- a CDS encoding di-heme oxidoreductase family protein: MTHIRFLTLFLSLLAYCSVVFISCQSETEMLMPEENEELSGGETTVFASSAKAFDKSVRNLSNENFDHFFVGNSFFRNPWVSAPASTTARDGLGPLFNAVSCAGCHVNDGRGTPPAPGGVFESMLIRLSIPGQTEHGGPLGDPTYGNQLNNKHILGVKAEGNVALSYVEVAGKFDDGETYTLRKPVYTFKNLGYGAMSPQILFSPRVAPMIPGLGLLQAINEIDILAQADPNDINKDGVSGRPNYVWDVVKEKKTLGRFGWKANKPTLKQQVAGAFLGDMGITSPLFPNENCTSGQTNCQQAPNGGSPEISAENLDAVTAYNHLVAVPARRNWQDGEVLKGKALFRKIGCMTCHTPKFTTGTLRGFPELSGQVIRPYTDLLLHDMGDDLADNRPDFEATGNEWRTPPLWGIGLVQTVNGHTNFMHDGRARNLQEAILWHGGEGVKAKEAYMKLSKGDRQAVIKFLESL
- a CDS encoding HTTM domain-containing protein; amino-acid sequence: MNTLRFNRPVDNAILGVFRIFFGSLMLVSLVRFAAKGWIKDLYLTPKFFFTFEGFHWVQPLPGNGMYWLFGGLMVLCGCIILGLFYRLSMGLFFLGFTYVELIDKTNYLNHYYFISVLSFLLIFFPLHHRFSLDRQWFAQLRQQTVPFWYVAALRCQIGLVYFFAGVAKLKYDWLVHAEPLKTWLAVRTNYPLVGAWLQYDWVPYLMSWAGALFDLSIAFLLAWRVSRPVAYGLVVVFHLLTWLLFNIGIFPWVMMVSATVFFSTGFYQKLCSSPALVPDRPFPALPWRTRLIKGFVAFFLIVQCLLPLRHWLYKGDVLWTEEGFRFAWNVMLIEKTGLVSFMAYDPQTQQQWEILPGKMLTPLQEKMMATQPDMILQLAHHLGEQLKQEGHPKIQIRAKSYLAFNGRKSQPYIRPEVDLMQIKWQQPRNEWLLPLL
- a CDS encoding imelysin family protein; the protein is MQLIKVLPLLVFVMLLNACKKKEETTPPTPDATQVAEVLETYAKIAHQSYSDSYDKVVALKTSIDAFVANPDQAKFDAAKQAWKDAREPYGQTEVFRFYEGPIDNSATGPEGAINAWPLDENFIDYVAGNATAGIINDLTQTIDAATLRGNNEKGGEKNISIGYHAIEFLLWGQDTNPGGDYSNAGQRAFTDYTTATNADRRKTYLHVTIDLLLEDLKTVRDAWAEGASYRTSFVADGNKSIVRILTGMGSLSEAELAGERMKVALFNHDQEDEHSCFSDNTHRDIVTNAQGIYNVYWGTYGSVTGKGIASLVEVVDKELYAQIKTELEATKAATLAIQAPFDKEISQGNTAGNQRVEVAITALRAQTRSIESIAQKLNLGNLTLETSDALK
- the def gene encoding peptide deformylase is translated as MIYPIVAYGDPVLKKKAEEIAPGTDVSELVENMFETMYEAHGVGLAAPQIGKSLRLFVIDPEPMDEALQNMKMTFINPVILEEEGTEWVFEEGCLSIPDIRENVSRQPKIRIKYFDLNWKEHEAEYDGMAARVIQHEYDHIEGVLFTDYLSGFKKRLLKSRLTKISKGDVRVDYRMRFPAAKK